In the Acropora muricata isolate sample 2 chromosome 10, ASM3666990v1, whole genome shotgun sequence genome, one interval contains:
- the LOC136888333 gene encoding uncharacterized protein has translation MSGNADERYRMCGKTSESVGHILAGCSAIAQTQYLARHNKALKILFSEMLRSLNLNSTTAPWYSQAQPKPMYENDRVIAYWDVLLFADTTHFKANRIDARIIDKERKEVKLLEMRCPWVENREEKAIEKTSKYGPLRWEFQQRHPDYKITQYSININVHGGNSQDLTKTLKQLVGNEYRSVAAQMQKSVVTSSLHIARSFKVLAH, from the coding sequence ATGAGCGGAAATGCTGACGAACGTTACCGTATGTGTGGTAAAACATCTGAAAGCGTGGGTCATATATTAGCAGGCTGTAGCGCAATTGCTCAAACACAGTATCTGGCGAGGCACAATAAAGCTCTCAAAATCTTGTTTTCTGAGATGCTAAGATCTTTAAACCTCAACAGTACAACAGCGCCCTGGTACTCCCAAGCTCAACCAAAACCAATGTACGAGAACGATCGAGTAATCGCATATTGGGACGTCCTACTGTTTGCGGATACCACCCACTTCAAGGCCAACAGGATTGACGCGAGGATCATTGACAAGGAGAGAAAGGAAGTCAAGCTGCTTGAAATGCGCTGTCCGTGGGTAGAAAATAGAGAGGAAAAAGCTATCGAGAAGACCAGCAAGTACGGACCACTCCGTTGGGAATTCCAGCAAAGACATCCTGACTATAAAATAACACAATACAGCATCAATATCAACGTCCACGGAGGGAATTCTCAAGATCTTACCAAGACTCTCAAGCAGCTAGTTGGAAATGAATATAGATCAGTCGCAGCGCAGATGCAGAAATCAGTTGTTACAAGTTCTCTGCACATTGCCCGCTCGTTTAAAGTTTTAGCGCACTAG